The Candidatus Eisenbacteria bacterium genome includes a window with the following:
- a CDS encoding nitronate monooxygenase produces the protein MIERISTRVSDILGIRYPILQAGMIWASGYRLAAACAEAGILGTIGSASMKPDFLREQIRKARALTRNTLAVNIPMLRGDAAELLSVTLDEGIRIVITSAGNPAILGPRIREAGTTWIHVVPSVKHGRKAEDAGAHIVIGEGTEAGGHNGVDEITTFALIPQLVDALSVPVAAAGGI, from the coding sequence GTGATCGAGCGGATCTCGACCCGCGTCTCCGACATCCTCGGCATCCGCTATCCGATCCTGCAGGCTGGGATGATCTGGGCCTCGGGGTACCGGCTCGCGGCCGCGTGCGCCGAGGCGGGCATCCTCGGCACGATCGGCTCGGCGAGCATGAAGCCCGACTTCCTGCGCGAGCAGATCCGGAAGGCGCGCGCGCTCACCCGGAACACGCTCGCCGTGAACATCCCCATGCTCCGCGGCGACGCCGCCGAGCTCCTGTCGGTCACGCTCGACGAGGGAATCCGGATCGTGATCACGAGCGCCGGGAATCCCGCGATCCTGGGGCCGCGAATCCGCGAGGCCGGGACGACCTGGATCCACGTGGTGCCGAGCGTGAAGCACGGGCGAAAGGCGGAGGACGCGGGCGCGCACATCGTGATCGGCGAGGGAACCGAAGCCGGCGGACACAACGGCGTGGACGAGATCACCACGTTCGCGCTGATCCCCCAGCTCGTCGACGCGCTGTCCGTTCCGGTCGCCGCGGCGGGGGGCATCG